Proteins from a genomic interval of Paenibacillus sp. FSL R5-0623:
- a CDS encoding TetR/AcrR family transcriptional regulator — MTAKRGRPRNVETQNAILAASYELLLEHGFGAVTIEKIAERAKVSKATIYKWWPNKGAVIMDGYMSAATARLPVPDTGSVFEDVRIHASNLVDFLISREGKVISQIVGEGQSDPGLAEEYRTRYIQPRRREAWGIFEKGVERRELKKDCDIGLCIDLVYGAMFYRMLVTGEPLDTEFVKRSLVSLFEGIKS, encoded by the coding sequence ATGACAGCCAAAAGAGGGCGTCCCCGTAATGTGGAAACCCAGAATGCAATTCTTGCAGCTTCCTATGAATTATTATTGGAACACGGCTTCGGAGCGGTTACGATCGAAAAAATTGCTGAACGTGCTAAGGTGAGTAAAGCAACGATATATAAATGGTGGCCCAATAAAGGAGCTGTCATTATGGATGGGTACATGTCTGCGGCAACGGCAAGATTGCCTGTACCGGATACAGGATCAGTATTTGAGGATGTGCGCATTCATGCGAGCAATCTGGTTGATTTTTTGATCAGCCGGGAAGGAAAAGTGATCTCACAAATTGTTGGAGAGGGTCAGTCTGATCCAGGTCTAGCAGAAGAATACCGAACCAGATACATCCAACCTCGTCGACGTGAAGCGTGGGGAATTTTTGAAAAAGGTGTAGAACGGAGAGAGTTGAAAAAGGATTGTGACATCGGACTGTGCATAGACCTCGTCTATGGAGCGATGTTCTATCGTATGTTGGTAACTGGCGAACCGTTAGATACTGAATTCGTGAAGCGTTCGTTGGTTTCCTTGTTTGAAGGTATTAAATCTTGA
- a CDS encoding MFS transporter: protein MSLFKTYAGLSRDIYYLCLARTINSTGDFVFSLITLVLTLQMGMNVVSAGIFVSMAALISGPGVLLGGYLSDLMGKKTIIVIGQLLSAIMIISCSFWSGTITVGYLLIAVMFFISITRPAYNALIIQLCTEEKERKSAFSLMYLGANLGIAIGPLVAGFFIKDHVNIVFISIGTVFLISTFIIINQVKIGTRKELASTNSEHAGQQEQQRSSQPPSPLFRLLLKNPLVAFFIVVSFLNYFIYMQYSFSLPLQMNHSFGENGAAYYGSVMTINAISVIILTTVILSATRKLTALNSIATGALFYGIGFGSLNLLGTFPHFSIVALSTVLWTIGEILVQTNINLYIASRVPDTHQGRFNGLLLFVGCLGYTLSPYLTGIFIKSMDMESVWIIILAVSLVYALCMIILWYIEKSSTRKSETEPFDFSKSI, encoded by the coding sequence TTGTCGTTATTCAAAACCTACGCGGGTCTGAGCCGCGATATCTATTATCTCTGTTTAGCCAGAACGATTAACAGCACGGGAGATTTTGTATTCTCCCTGATTACCTTGGTGCTTACGTTACAGATGGGCATGAATGTGGTCAGTGCAGGGATCTTTGTGTCCATGGCAGCCCTGATTAGCGGACCCGGTGTACTTCTTGGCGGCTATTTAAGCGATCTTATGGGCAAAAAAACAATTATTGTCATTGGGCAACTGTTGTCTGCCATCATGATTATAAGCTGCTCTTTTTGGTCAGGCACCATTACCGTTGGTTATCTTCTGATTGCAGTTATGTTTTTCATCAGTATTACCCGGCCTGCTTATAATGCACTGATTATTCAACTGTGTACGGAGGAGAAAGAACGAAAGTCCGCCTTTTCCCTCATGTATCTGGGGGCCAATCTGGGTATAGCCATCGGACCACTGGTCGCCGGTTTTTTTATCAAGGATCACGTCAACATTGTCTTTATAAGTATCGGTACGGTGTTTCTGATATCTACCTTTATCATCATCAACCAGGTTAAGATCGGCACACGCAAGGAATTGGCATCAACAAACAGCGAACATGCTGGACAACAAGAACAACAACGATCGAGCCAACCACCTTCGCCGTTATTCAGACTACTGCTGAAAAACCCACTCGTTGCCTTTTTCATCGTTGTGTCATTTCTTAACTATTTTATCTATATGCAATACTCATTTAGTCTCCCACTCCAGATGAATCACTCATTTGGCGAGAACGGGGCAGCCTATTACGGCTCTGTCATGACCATCAATGCCATTAGCGTCATTATTCTTACCACCGTGATCCTGTCCGCTACACGCAAATTAACTGCCCTAAACTCCATAGCTACAGGCGCACTCTTCTATGGAATCGGATTTGGATCCTTGAACCTGCTCGGAACCTTCCCCCATTTTTCCATCGTCGCCTTATCCACGGTGCTGTGGACCATTGGAGAGATTCTCGTGCAGACCAATATCAATCTGTATATTGCTTCGCGTGTACCCGATACACATCAGGGGCGGTTTAATGGCTTGCTGTTATTCGTAGGTTGCCTGGGTTACACACTTAGTCCATATTTGACAGGCATTTTCATCAAAAGCATGGACATGGAAAGTGTATGGATCATTATTCTGGCTGTCAGTCTGGTCTATGCGTTGTGCATGATTATTCTCTGGTATATCGAAAAAAGCTCAACTAGAAAAAGCGAAACAGAACCATTTGATTTCTCAAAGAGCATCTAA
- the cdaS gene encoding sporulation-specific diadenylate cyclase CdaS: MMTQQGDCDSSSMRQKLKADLHRVADRMNMTLSRFDNDSVCLLGQFAEIRAEIKQIEVLASSFYLDCYLSPFTEKFAELTSSVQHLSDRRYGALIVIEREIPLESIIHSGVTVDARVTHALLESLFIPGAPLHDGAVLIRGNQIVSAGNVLPLSQAEVHERKIGTRHRAALGLSELTDAVVLVVSEETGQASFAVDGDLHPINVVETLS; the protein is encoded by the coding sequence ATGATGACTCAGCAAGGAGACTGTGACAGTTCCTCAATGAGGCAGAAGCTCAAGGCAGATCTGCATCGTGTGGCGGATCGAATGAACATGACGTTATCCCGTTTTGACAATGACAGTGTCTGTCTGCTGGGGCAATTTGCAGAGATTCGAGCGGAGATTAAGCAGATCGAGGTGCTTGCCTCTTCGTTTTATCTGGATTGTTATCTGTCTCCCTTTACCGAGAAGTTTGCTGAATTAACATCGAGCGTACAGCATCTATCTGACCGGAGATATGGGGCGTTAATTGTGATTGAACGGGAGATACCGTTGGAGTCGATCATTCACTCAGGCGTGACTGTGGATGCAAGAGTGACGCATGCGTTGTTGGAATCGCTGTTTATTCCCGGTGCACCACTTCATGACGGGGCTGTGTTGATTCGTGGCAATCAGATTGTATCCGCTGGTAATGTGCTGCCGTTGTCGCAAGCGGAAGTGCATGAACGTAAAATAGGCACCCGTCATCGGGCTGCGCTGGGACTCAGTGAATTGACGGACGCCGTTGTACTGGTTGTCTCCGAAGAGACGGGACAGGCTTCATTTGCTGTGGATGGCGATTTGCATCCCATTAATGTGGTTGAGACGCTATCTTAA
- a CDS encoding LysR family transcriptional regulator has protein sequence MELSDIDIVLAVARSGKISQAAKELNYAQSNVTTRIKKLEQEYQIQLFNRFPKGVVLTSKGEQFVQYATQIHNLLHDLKQDMTDPGEPSGTLKIGIVETAASSRFMEILNEYQITYPKVSISLVNATSPKVLRKKIQDDEIDGAFISGACVKEGLKVEYEMQDTVHIISKRMDTPPESLCQVSWVVFPEGCPYREMTEEFLQEEGLSARNIIEVSTMENLLSCVESGIAFTIMPCSVIHKKPDEFSVLDLADRYTHTTTTFVRGEDRYVSSALDQFMKLLNQKCITF, from the coding sequence ATGGAACTTTCCGATATCGATATTGTTCTCGCGGTAGCACGTTCAGGCAAAATCTCACAGGCCGCCAAAGAACTGAATTACGCTCAATCCAATGTCACTACACGCATCAAAAAACTGGAGCAGGAATATCAAATCCAGTTGTTCAACCGATTTCCCAAAGGTGTTGTACTGACCTCCAAAGGAGAACAGTTCGTCCAGTACGCCACACAGATTCACAACCTTTTACATGATCTGAAGCAGGATATGACCGATCCCGGGGAGCCTTCCGGCACGCTAAAAATCGGCATTGTGGAAACGGCGGCATCCAGCCGCTTTATGGAGATTCTGAATGAATATCAAATAACCTACCCAAAGGTGTCCATCTCACTTGTTAACGCCACTTCACCCAAAGTACTGCGCAAGAAAATACAGGACGATGAGATTGATGGTGCTTTTATCAGCGGGGCTTGTGTGAAGGAGGGGCTGAAGGTGGAATATGAGATGCAGGACACGGTTCATATCATCTCCAAGCGCATGGATACACCACCCGAAAGCCTGTGCCAAGTATCATGGGTTGTTTTCCCCGAGGGCTGCCCGTATCGTGAAATGACCGAAGAATTTTTGCAGGAAGAGGGGTTGTCCGCTCGCAATATCATTGAAGTGAGTACGATGGAAAACCTGCTCAGCTGTGTGGAATCTGGCATTGCTTTTACCATTATGCCGTGCAGCGTTATTCACAAGAAACCGGATGAATTCTCCGTACTTGATCTCGCAGATCGTTATACTCATACTACAACAACCTTTGTCCGCGGTGAGGATCGTTATGTCAGCAGTGCGCTGGATCAATTCATGAAGCTGCTGAACCAGAAATGCATTACATTTTGA
- a CDS encoding alkene reductase: MNTHSTLLSPVTIQQWQLRNRMVMAPLTRGFADDQKGTVTDEMVAYYEQRARDGVGLIITEGINPNLAGKGTYGIPGLYTDEQTASWKRVTDAVHRHGGTIIAQLWHVGRLSHSDLIGTVPLAPSSLAAEGRVHKLHKPYQVPQAMSAQDIEDTIQHFQTAARNAVLAGFDGIELHAAHGYLIDQFINEKTNHRTDEYGGDTAGRLRFLRDIIVAVKKEIRVDRISVRFSEKKDDDASYAWADKAGMIDAYLNLFRETGITILHPSTDHYAKVWEGEQSFHERIRSRWDGIIIGVGDLDAQTAEQAIGKGSIDLAAFGRPFIANPDLVQKLHAGQQWIEYNANAHLPALV, encoded by the coding sequence ATGAATACACATTCAACACTATTAAGCCCGGTAACGATTCAACAGTGGCAATTAAGGAACCGAATGGTGATGGCGCCGTTGACCCGGGGATTTGCTGATGATCAGAAGGGGACCGTGACGGATGAGATGGTGGCATATTATGAGCAGCGTGCGCGGGATGGCGTGGGACTGATCATTACCGAGGGCATCAACCCGAATCTGGCAGGCAAAGGCACGTATGGCATCCCCGGCTTATATACAGATGAACAGACGGCTTCTTGGAAAAGGGTCACAGATGCTGTTCACAGACATGGCGGCACCATTATTGCTCAACTGTGGCATGTTGGCAGGTTGTCCCACTCCGATCTGATCGGAACCGTTCCACTGGCACCTTCCAGCCTTGCGGCAGAGGGAAGAGTGCATAAGCTGCATAAGCCGTATCAGGTTCCTCAAGCGATGAGTGCACAGGACATAGAGGATACGATTCAGCATTTTCAGACGGCAGCCCGCAATGCGGTTCTGGCAGGGTTCGACGGGATCGAGCTGCATGCTGCGCATGGGTATCTGATCGACCAGTTTATCAATGAGAAGACCAACCATAGAACAGATGAATACGGGGGAGACACTGCGGGCAGATTGCGGTTCCTGCGGGATATTATTGTGGCTGTGAAAAAAGAGATCCGTGTGGATCGCATATCGGTACGATTCTCCGAGAAAAAGGACGATGATGCATCCTATGCATGGGCAGACAAAGCTGGAATGATCGATGCATATCTGAACTTGTTCCGCGAGACGGGAATTACGATCTTGCATCCCTCAACAGACCATTATGCGAAAGTATGGGAAGGGGAGCAGTCCTTTCACGAGCGGATTCGTAGTCGGTGGGATGGAATCATCATTGGTGTGGGGGATTTGGATGCTCAGACCGCAGAGCAGGCGATTGGGAAGGGAAGCATAGATTTGGCTGCGTTCGGCAGACCGTTTATCGCCAATCCAGATCTGGTACAGAAATTGCATGCGGGTCAGCAATGGATTGAGTATAATGCGAATGCACATTTGCCTGCTTTGGTGTGA
- a CDS encoding methyl-accepting chemotaxis protein: protein MGKTGEKQGIGYKIKNMSLKIKLPIMISVLVVLVLLGATTTSYMISSDVVVKKSKDEMNVMADRLGEGLWTAMQLQQQMSHAISVHNTFKELLQLRDTNEMTDETFFTDENPYFNRANTILTDSISDTVGTKPDLFVFDKEGTMVAGTMPEVIGQSRGDREYFKESIQGKSFISDAVVSKTGKKLIIVFSEPITDEQGNILGVFAMSVDSSFFLGQLGDIKINAQGRVEVLSRSGIIMFDSLDPSVVGQTLAEDKEAMELINVKATDEVKITSMDRDDIYYRVNQIPDADLSVVIIDDYDDIKRPLEDMQRQVVIVTLIGIALAIGVGLLISRSITRPIVRLIGLFQQLAQGNLTVKANGRYNSEFKDLAESFNGMVEQNRNLITDMNSSIHVLQASTQELEETSRQTARSIDETSATSMGIAKAMEAQSEDTEQIAGKFNSFGDKVAAMNSSAQDVKARADEIESVFHNGNEVVNELMRINEVNEREVEKISEITVKLQTSSGSISQITEAISQIAKQTNLLALNASIEASRAGEHGRGFAVVAEEIRNLAEQSSRQSKEISSIIEQNLADVAENNQSVAEIHTISSRQDELVLQTRQAFDVILEKVTVINRQIATMAGQMQEMLQNKDDVLESAHSLSASGEQVSASVEEVTATMMEQSSTVQQLANMVDTIDQLTQKLAESAARFKVE, encoded by the coding sequence ATGGGAAAAACGGGGGAAAAGCAAGGGATAGGGTATAAGATCAAAAATATGTCACTTAAGATCAAGCTGCCAATCATGATCAGTGTATTGGTTGTTTTGGTTCTGCTCGGTGCAACGACCACAAGTTATATGATTTCATCTGATGTTGTGGTCAAGAAAAGCAAGGATGAAATGAATGTGATGGCTGACCGCCTTGGGGAAGGGCTTTGGACAGCGATGCAGCTTCAGCAACAGATGAGTCATGCGATATCTGTACATAACACGTTCAAAGAACTCTTGCAGTTGCGTGATACAAACGAAATGACAGACGAAACTTTTTTTACGGATGAGAATCCATATTTCAACAGAGCAAATACGATTCTCACCGACAGTATATCCGACACGGTAGGCACCAAGCCGGACTTGTTCGTGTTTGACAAGGAAGGAACGATGGTGGCGGGAACCATGCCGGAAGTCATTGGGCAGTCACGGGGAGATCGGGAATATTTTAAGGAGTCCATACAGGGGAAATCCTTTATCAGTGACGCGGTTGTCTCTAAGACTGGCAAGAAGCTCATTATTGTATTCTCGGAGCCTATCACCGATGAACAGGGGAATATACTGGGGGTGTTCGCCATGTCGGTGGATAGCAGCTTTTTCCTGGGGCAACTGGGAGACATTAAAATCAATGCCCAAGGCAGAGTTGAAGTGCTGAGCCGGAGCGGCATCATCATGTTCGACTCACTGGACCCTTCGGTTGTGGGACAGACACTTGCGGAAGACAAGGAAGCTATGGAACTTATAAATGTCAAGGCAACGGACGAAGTGAAAATCACTTCGATGGATCGAGATGATATCTACTACCGTGTTAATCAGATTCCTGACGCAGATCTCTCCGTGGTGATTATTGACGATTATGATGATATCAAACGTCCATTAGAGGATATGCAGCGCCAAGTGGTTATCGTGACATTGATCGGAATTGCTCTGGCTATTGGCGTAGGACTATTGATCTCTCGTAGTATTACGAGACCTATTGTTCGTCTGATCGGGCTGTTCCAACAGCTTGCTCAAGGGAATCTGACCGTCAAGGCCAATGGTAGATATAACAGTGAATTCAAGGATCTGGCGGAGAGCTTCAATGGCATGGTGGAGCAGAACCGAAACCTGATTACCGATATGAATAGTTCGATCCATGTTCTTCAAGCCAGCACTCAGGAGCTGGAGGAAACATCCAGACAGACAGCAAGATCCATTGATGAGACATCCGCGACGTCCATGGGGATCGCGAAGGCGATGGAGGCCCAATCGGAAGATACCGAACAGATTGCAGGCAAATTCAACAGCTTCGGCGATAAAGTGGCTGCCATGAACAGCAGTGCCCAGGATGTGAAGGCGAGAGCAGATGAGATCGAATCTGTGTTCCACAACGGGAATGAAGTCGTCAATGAATTGATGCGTATTAATGAGGTGAACGAACGGGAAGTCGAGAAAATCTCGGAGATCACAGTCAAACTTCAAACGAGTTCGGGCAGTATTAGTCAGATCACAGAAGCCATCAGCCAGATTGCCAAGCAGACCAATCTGCTTGCATTGAATGCTTCCATCGAAGCATCCCGGGCTGGAGAACATGGCAGAGGATTTGCAGTTGTAGCCGAAGAGATTCGTAATCTGGCAGAGCAGAGTTCCCGCCAGTCCAAGGAAATCTCCAGCATCATTGAGCAGAATCTGGCCGATGTAGCCGAGAACAACCAAAGTGTTGCAGAGATTCATACCATCTCCTCCAGACAGGATGAGCTTGTCTTGCAGACTCGTCAAGCGTTCGATGTGATTCTGGAGAAGGTAACGGTTATCAATCGACAAATTGCCACGATGGCAGGACAAATGCAAGAGATGTTGCAGAACAAGGATGACGTACTGGAGTCAGCCCACAGTTTGTCCGCTTCAGGGGAGCAGGTATCTGCTTCGGTTGAAGAGGTAACGGCAACCATGATGGAGCAGTCTTCAACGGTACAACAATTGGCGAACATGGTCGATACGATCGATCAATTGACGCAAAAACTGGCCGAATCGGCTGCGCGATTCAAGGTGGAGTAA
- a CDS encoding ATP-grasp domain-containing protein, producing the protein MKTIVYISDFRLPTGLNFVKPLQKLADHKKILIIERHNLHHDEVLRDFFDEIRYVDHLESVDAIREHMIEIRETHSITALLTPGENAIEIGGQLRSEFGIPGMQRNQAEAVRNKWIMKQMLHQRGIRTSEIAIALHEQDYIRFTAVHGFPIIVKPLSGYGSINTFKLSSMDELAHYLHHTRQAQQKDLLEEFIHGTEFHCDSIVSKGKVVFASVSQYLYNCLDIATKQKPPASITFPEGTEADFIHHIKELNERVIAALGINQSVTHAELFLTPEGEVVFGEIGARIGGSHVMPPCIKNTHGVDFFEAVTDLEVGIYEFKQQETRHKFTGMICFPSRAGVIQHISGIEDYADIPGIVEFNVSYQVGQRARDVNDTMTRSGFAIVEGDSFEGLRQTLLDMYDRFKIEVTVAETETV; encoded by the coding sequence ATGAAAACAATTGTATACATATCTGATTTCAGGCTACCTACTGGTCTAAACTTCGTTAAACCTTTGCAGAAATTGGCGGATCACAAGAAAATTCTGATTATTGAACGGCATAATTTGCATCATGATGAGGTCCTCAGGGACTTCTTTGATGAAATTAGATATGTCGATCATCTGGAGTCCGTAGATGCCATCCGGGAGCATATGATCGAGATTCGTGAAACCCATTCCATCACAGCTTTGTTAACGCCGGGTGAGAATGCGATTGAGATCGGTGGTCAGCTCCGTTCCGAGTTCGGGATCCCCGGTATGCAGCGCAATCAGGCTGAGGCTGTTCGCAACAAATGGATCATGAAACAAATGCTGCATCAACGCGGAATTCGGACATCCGAGATTGCCATTGCTCTACATGAACAGGACTATATTCGTTTCACTGCTGTACACGGCTTCCCGATTATTGTGAAGCCACTCAGCGGATATGGAAGTATCAATACGTTCAAATTATCCAGCATGGATGAACTGGCACATTATCTACACCATACACGACAAGCACAGCAAAAGGATTTGCTGGAGGAATTCATCCACGGTACGGAGTTTCATTGTGATTCCATTGTGTCCAAGGGCAAGGTTGTATTTGCATCCGTTTCCCAATACCTGTATAACTGCCTGGATATTGCAACGAAGCAGAAACCTCCGGCCAGTATTACGTTCCCTGAAGGCACGGAAGCTGATTTTATCCATCACATCAAAGAACTCAATGAACGGGTCATTGCTGCCTTGGGTATCAATCAATCCGTAACACATGCGGAACTTTTTCTGACTCCGGAAGGAGAAGTGGTGTTTGGAGAAATTGGTGCAAGAATCGGGGGATCGCATGTCATGCCTCCTTGTATCAAGAACACCCATGGCGTTGATTTCTTCGAAGCCGTCACTGATCTGGAAGTTGGAATATATGAATTTAAGCAACAGGAGACGCGCCATAAATTCACAGGCATGATCTGCTTCCCTTCACGCGCAGGGGTAATTCAACACATATCCGGGATAGAGGATTATGCGGATATCCCTGGCATCGTTGAGTTCAATGTATCCTATCAAGTGGGACAGCGCGCAAGGGACGTAAACGATACCATGACCCGATCAGGATTTGCCATCGTGGAGGGTGATTCGTTTGAAGGATTGCGCCAAACCCTGCTGGATATGTATGATCGCTTCAAGATTGAAGTGACGGTTGCTGAAACTGAAACTGTATAA
- a CDS encoding Glu/Leu/Phe/Val dehydrogenase, translating to MSWFEAMEQHDYEELVLCQDRNSGLKAIIAIHDTTLGPALGGTRMWTYASEEAAIEDALRLARGMTYKNAVSGLNLGGGKTVIIGDPRRDKNEAMFRAFGRYIQGLNGRYITAEDVGTTEEDMNLIYQETDYVTGISASYGSSGNPSPATAWGVYRGIKAAAKEAFGTDLLAGKTIAVQGVGNVAMHLCKYLYEEGVHLIVTDIHKDSVKQAVDRFGATAVDPADITSVECDIYAPCALGGTINDDTLKTLKAKVVAGCANNQLLETRHGDQLYDMGIVYAPDYVINAGGVINIADELNGYNADRAWGKIGEIYSNLEKIFEISRTEGIATYVAADRLAERRIEQMKNTRSTFLQNGHHALSSRRLRK from the coding sequence ATGAGTTGGTTTGAAGCAATGGAGCAACACGATTATGAGGAACTGGTTCTGTGCCAGGATCGAAATTCAGGGTTAAAAGCAATTATCGCCATACACGACACAACACTCGGCCCTGCGCTGGGAGGCACACGGATGTGGACTTACGCTTCAGAAGAAGCAGCCATTGAAGATGCCCTGCGCCTTGCCCGTGGTATGACATATAAGAATGCAGTATCTGGCCTCAATCTGGGCGGTGGCAAAACCGTTATCATCGGAGATCCGCGGCGTGACAAAAACGAAGCGATGTTTCGGGCTTTTGGCCGATACATTCAAGGCTTGAACGGACGTTATATCACGGCCGAAGATGTAGGTACGACGGAAGAGGACATGAACCTGATCTATCAGGAAACCGATTATGTGACAGGCATCTCGGCGAGTTATGGTTCATCCGGTAATCCATCACCTGCAACGGCTTGGGGTGTATATCGGGGGATCAAGGCAGCAGCCAAAGAAGCATTTGGTACCGATCTGCTGGCGGGTAAAACGATAGCGGTCCAAGGTGTCGGCAATGTGGCGATGCATCTGTGCAAATATCTGTATGAGGAAGGTGTACATCTGATCGTTACGGATATCCATAAGGACTCGGTGAAACAGGCCGTGGACCGCTTCGGCGCAACAGCAGTTGATCCCGCAGACATCACGAGTGTGGAGTGTGATATCTATGCACCATGTGCGCTCGGCGGCACGATTAATGACGATACACTCAAAACGCTCAAGGCGAAGGTCGTAGCGGGATGTGCCAATAATCAGCTGCTGGAGACCCGTCATGGGGATCAGCTCTATGATATGGGCATCGTATATGCGCCTGACTATGTTATCAATGCAGGTGGCGTAATTAACATTGCGGATGAGTTGAACGGTTACAACGCGGATCGGGCGTGGGGCAAGATCGGAGAGATCTATTCCAATCTGGAGAAAATATTCGAAATCTCACGTACCGAGGGCATCGCTACCTATGTTGCCGCAGATCGTCTGGCTGAACGGCGGATTGAGCAGATGAAGAATACGCGCAGCACATTCTTGCAGAATGGTCACCACGCGCTGAGTTCCCGGAGATTGCGCAAGTAA
- a CDS encoding DUF2000 family protein encodes MKRIAIILDKNLEPGAAANVAALLMGQAALNEPGLYSDQPVLDHSGVQHAGIRYSTVILKAGENQLINLVKSCSDGSDGLSHIVFSQTGQSLNNAFEQYAVEIASMELEATKVVGVIVWGEDDQVRAATKKFSVMK; translated from the coding sequence ATGAAAAGAATTGCTATTATACTGGATAAAAATTTGGAACCTGGCGCCGCCGCCAATGTGGCTGCCCTGTTAATGGGACAAGCAGCCCTGAATGAGCCGGGGTTATATTCTGATCAACCTGTGCTGGATCATAGCGGCGTTCAGCATGCGGGCATCCGATATAGCACTGTCATTCTGAAGGCTGGGGAGAATCAGCTGATCAATCTGGTCAAGTCCTGCTCAGATGGCAGCGATGGACTGAGTCATATTGTTTTTTCACAGACAGGCCAGTCGCTCAACAATGCCTTTGAACAATATGCAGTTGAGATTGCTTCGATGGAATTGGAAGCTACCAAAGTGGTAGGTGTCATTGTATGGGGCGAGGATGATCAAGTTAGGGCAGCGACCAAAAAATTCAGTGTCATGAAATAA
- a CDS encoding MFS transporter, translated as MHLQNDVKTTPVPSWLILLLAAACGLLAANLYYAQTVIGPISMTTGLSSAAAGLIVTLTQIGYVIGLLFIVPLSDILENKRLITFFLIILVVALIAAAFSPNAILFLAASLFIGIGSVVAQILVPYATYLTSEEQRGRVVGNVMSGLLLGIMLARPVASFITSLLSWQAVFVFSAIIIVLLTLLLSRALPARQPQPAMKYGQLILSLGSLLKTFPMLRRRALYQASLFGAFSLFWTTVPMQLANEYGMSQQGIAWFALAGVGGAVAAPIAGRWADKGFTRILTGLAMVIAAGSFGLAYLFQGHSTATLVLLVIVAITLDMAVSGNLVLGQRIIYSLGSEARGRVNGIFMSIFFVGGAIGSSLGSWSYANGGWSLTTLIGLIMPLLALVYYFTEKKAAVVSKHL; from the coding sequence ATGCATTTGCAAAACGATGTGAAGACAACCCCGGTTCCAAGTTGGTTGATTTTACTTTTGGCCGCGGCATGCGGGCTACTTGCGGCAAACTTGTACTATGCTCAGACGGTTATAGGACCGATCAGCATGACAACAGGGCTTTCCTCTGCTGCTGCCGGACTGATTGTGACGTTAACACAGATCGGTTACGTGATTGGCCTGCTGTTCATCGTACCGCTCAGTGACATTCTGGAGAATAAGCGGCTGATCACTTTTTTCCTCATTATTCTGGTCGTTGCATTGATTGCCGCCGCCTTCTCTCCCAATGCCATATTATTTCTGGCTGCCTCCCTCTTCATCGGTATTGGTTCCGTCGTTGCACAGATTCTGGTTCCCTACGCCACCTACCTCACTTCGGAGGAGCAACGCGGACGGGTGGTCGGTAATGTGATGAGTGGCCTGCTGCTGGGCATTATGCTGGCTCGCCCTGTCGCAAGTTTTATTACGAGTCTGCTCAGCTGGCAAGCGGTCTTTGTCTTCTCCGCAATCATTATCGTATTGTTAACCTTGCTCCTGTCACGCGCACTTCCTGCACGTCAGCCCCAACCGGCGATGAAGTATGGACAATTAATCCTGTCATTGGGTTCCCTGTTAAAAACATTTCCCATGCTCCGCCGCCGAGCCCTCTATCAGGCCAGCCTGTTTGGCGCCTTCAGCTTGTTCTGGACTACAGTTCCCATGCAGCTCGCCAATGAGTATGGCATGTCCCAGCAAGGAATTGCATGGTTTGCATTGGCTGGCGTCGGAGGCGCCGTTGCAGCACCGATTGCCGGAAGATGGGCGGATAAAGGCTTTACCCGCATATTAACCGGACTCGCCATGGTTATCGCGGCTGGTTCTTTTGGGCTCGCCTATCTGTTCCAGGGTCACTCTACCGCTACCCTTGTACTTCTTGTGATCGTTGCCATCACGCTCGACATGGCGGTCTCGGGAAATCTGGTGCTGGGTCAACGCATCATCTATTCGTTAGGAAGTGAAGCGAGAGGACGTGTGAATGGTATATTCATGTCGATCTTTTTTGTCGGCGGTGCGATTGGTTCATCTCTTGGAAGCTGGTCTTATGCTAACGGAGGTTGGAGTCTCACAACGCTGATTGGCCTGATCATGCCGCTGCTCGCTTTGGTGTATTACTTTACGGAAAAGAAAGCTGCCGTTGTCAGCAAACATCTATAA